The genomic window ACCTTAATCGACAAACACATGGAGGCGCGTCATCTTGACTTGCGCCCATTTATTCTTTCTGGGAAAGAAACTTATGTGACGACGGGAGGCTTGACCAGAGTCGCCTTACGCAAAGGTTCAACTGTTGTAAATTCATCACAAGGTGGCGGTAGTAAAGACACCTGGATAGTAGACCTGGAGGCCTAGTAATGCTGTCCCGTGTAGCCGAACGTATTTACTGGATGGCACGCTATCTTGAACGCGCAGAAAACACCGCCCGTCTGGTTAATGTCAATTCTCACCTGTTACTTGATCTACCAAGAATAGTCACCGTTGGTTGGTCACCCCTGGTAGACATCAGCGGCAACCGTAGCCAGTTTGACGAACTTTATGACGAGCCTACGGAACGCGCAGTGGTCAAATTTTTAATCGCCGATCAACGCAATCAGGGCTCACTGGTAAATTCCATACGTTATGCGAGAGAAAACACACGCACCATCCGCGACATCATGCCGAATGATGTCTGGGAGGCAATCAATAATTTGCATGACTTATGTAAACAGGAATTGCCAAATGGCTTGTCGCGAAAAAATCGCTTTGCGTTTCTGCAACAAATTATCGCACAGACTCAACAGATAACCGGTCTGCTTGCGGGAACGATGCTCCACAATATTGGCTACAGTTTTTTGAAGCTGGGGCGCAATCTGGAACGGGCCGACATGACCACACGCATCATCGACGTGCGTACGGAAAGCATCGTGACAACCGAGACCGAGGATCTGGTTCCTTTTGAACAAATCCAGTGGGTCAGCGTATTACACTCCATGTCCGCCTATCAGAGTTTCCGTCAGGAAGTCCAGGGTATTATTCGACGCGATAATGTATTACGTTTTCTTACCCAAAACCGTCGCTTCCCGCGCTCCTTCGCGCACTGTATCCAGGAAGTGCGTAGTTGTTTTTCAAACATGCCTAGAAGCCAACAGCTAATTACCCTCGCTGATAGCATTCTTGCGAACGTAGAAAGACTCAAGTTCGAGAGTCTGGCGGTGGATAAACTGTATTTATTGATCGACGAGCTACAAATAGAATTGGCGCAGTTGCATCAGGCCATAACCTCAAGTTATTTTTCCCTCGAGCGTAATGCACAAAAGCCTGCGCAGCAAAAACAGGTCATGACGACCTAGATCTCCGGCCTTATCTGTCATCGACATCGATGATGACATCTTCTCCCGATTTCTCGCGGATACGCTGTAGCATTTCCTGTTGCGCCAGTGACTCTTCTGCCGAGGTACTTCCGCCCACCCATTTATCCATCACCTTGGCGGCAATTAAATCGCCGCTGACATTAATCGCAGTGCGACTCATATCGAGAATTCTGTCGACACCGATAATCAGTGCAACGCCGGTTGCAGGGATACCGACCGTCGTTAATACCATAGATAAAATAACGATGCCCACTCCAGGTGTAGCTGGTGAACCGATTGATGCACCTACGGCGATAATGACTACCAGCAACATCGACATCACATCTAACTGCACGCCAAACGCTTGCGCCAGAAACACCGTGGCCACGCCCTGGTAAAGCGCCGTACCGTTCATATTGATGGTGGCGCCGAGTGGAATAACAAACTGCGAAATCGAAGGCCTTACACCCAGGTTTTCTTCGGCGGTTTTTATGGATAATGGCATTACTGCCGCAGAACTGGATGTGGAAAACGCCAGCAGCATAACCTCGCGTACCGCCGCCAGATATTTAAACGGGTTCATGCGTATGAAAGCGGCAACAATGATTAAATAAATAAGCAACATCAACAACAGACCGAGTAATACTGTCGCCACGTAAACAGCCATGCCCAAAAGCGCATCCAAGCCAACTTTCATCGTCAACTGCGCCAACAGACCAAACACCGCGAACGGCGCGAGTCGCATCGACCAGCGAACTACGGTCATACACACTTCTTGTAAAGAACCGAGCAGATCAAGCATGGGACGAGAATTTTTTGGCGACATACTGATCAACGCTACGCCGATGATCATCGAAAAAATCACGATCTGTAGCATCTGCGATTCAACCATGGAGCTAAGCGGATTCTGCGGTAATAAGGTGACAAATGCGCGCGGTAAATCCGCAATCCCCGGTGGGGTCATAGTCGTCGACGCAGGCGCCGTCGCGACTGCCGAAACCGTGCTTTTCACCAACTCGGCACTAATCGACAAACCGGGTTTAATTAGCATCGCGATTGCGATCCCTATCGTAGTCGCAATCGCCGTGGTTACGATGAAAAACAGAAATACGCGCAGCCCGATTTTCTTTAATTGCTCAAGGTTTTCACTCGCAGCCAGTCCGCGAATGATAGAGGCAAATATCAAGGGAATGACGATCATTTGCACCAGCGCCAGGAACAGCTGACCAGGCAACGCCAACCAGTTACCTGCGACATGGGCAATAGACGGTGGAACCAGGCCGACCGATGGCCCCATGGTAATTCCGGTGGCTATGCCTAACACCATCGCAATCATGACCTTTAGCCACAAACGCTTGCTAACCAGATCTGCCAGTTTGTCACTGAGATAACGCAGCGACTGAGGATTAATGAGCTCCAAAGGTGAGGCTGAAAGCTTTACGATCTTCATATTTCCCGCTCGTCGGAATGTTTCACACGTCTACGCTGGATTGAGGAATGCATTATGTAAACTGGCTTTATTATAGCCATATAAAGTTATCGAGATATACGTTCACTGGCGACACGCCGATGTTTTCTTCTGCATCTTTTAAGTAAAAAACCTATATTTCTTTTCCCAAATGGCTATGTAAGGTAATACAATCGCGCATAGTTGCGCCATAATCCTATGAGAGGACTCTGTGTTTAGAATAAGAAAGATCTTCGACACCGTCTCGCCCAGCAATCAAGAGGCGATACGACAGGTGTTGGCTATCATGAAGGCGCAGTTTCCCAAAACCCGTCCGGTTGACATAGAGAAAATGCCGGTTCAACTGACCGATCCGGTAAAGTTTAAATACCGTTCCATTTTACTTGTGGCGGAAGATGGCGTTGGTAAAGTCAAAGGCTTTGCCATGTTATTACATCTGGTAGATGTGGAAATTCTCTATCTGGAACTCATCTCCGCCGCGCCGACTGGCACAGGAGGAGGAATAGGTGGCGCATTATACGAACGGGTAAGAGAAGAAGCGTTGTCTTTGAATACCTATGGTATTTTTTTCGAGAGTAGCGTCGATGATGAAACATTGATTAGCGACCAGACAGAGCTGAAACAAAACATTGCCCGCCTGAGATTTTACGAACGCT from Gammaproteobacteria bacterium includes these protein-coding regions:
- a CDS encoding alpha-E domain-containing protein: MLSRVAERIYWMARYLERAENTARLVNVNSHLLLDLPRIVTVGWSPLVDISGNRSQFDELYDEPTERAVVKFLIADQRNQGSLVNSIRYARENTRTIRDIMPNDVWEAINNLHDLCKQELPNGLSRKNRFAFLQQIIAQTQQITGLLAGTMLHNIGYSFLKLGRNLERADMTTRIIDVRTESIVTTETEDLVPFEQIQWVSVLHSMSAYQSFRQEVQGIIRRDNVLRFLTQNRRFPRSFAHCIQEVRSCFSNMPRSQQLITLADSILANVERLKFESLAVDKLYLLIDELQIELAQLHQAITSSYFSLERNAQKPAQQKQVMTT
- a CDS encoding dicarboxylate/amino acid:cation symporter, with amino-acid sequence MKIVKLSASPLELINPQSLRYLSDKLADLVSKRLWLKVMIAMVLGIATGITMGPSVGLVPPSIAHVAGNWLALPGQLFLALVQMIVIPLIFASIIRGLAASENLEQLKKIGLRVFLFFIVTTAIATTIGIAIAMLIKPGLSISAELVKSTVSAVATAPASTTMTPPGIADLPRAFVTLLPQNPLSSMVESQMLQIVIFSMIIGVALISMSPKNSRPMLDLLGSLQEVCMTVVRWSMRLAPFAVFGLLAQLTMKVGLDALLGMAVYVATVLLGLLLMLLIYLIIVAAFIRMNPFKYLAAVREVMLLAFSTSSSAAVMPLSIKTAEENLGVRPSISQFVIPLGATINMNGTALYQGVATVFLAQAFGVQLDVMSMLLVVIIAVGASIGSPATPGVGIVILSMVLTTVGIPATGVALIIGVDRILDMSRTAINVSGDLIAAKVMDKWVGGSTSAEESLAQQEMLQRIREKSGEDVIIDVDDR